One Halovivax ruber XH-70 genomic region harbors:
- a CDS encoding DMT family transporter, whose protein sequence is MSQYRTTTLFLVLAFAWGSAFVAIDAGLTYLPPVLFAAVRYDVAGVIMLAYALVVADDPLPRGRQAWLTVGAGAVLMIAVYHAFLFVGQLNTTAAAAAVLVSLSPVLTTGFARALVPQDALSRIGVVGVGLGLVGVLVISRPDPSNVVTTDTVANLLVFGAAAAFALGSVLTRRLDADLEIEAMEAWSMLGGAVILHVLSVGLGESFAIADWAHLEAIGALAYLSIFSSAIGFLIYFDLLDRLGAVEINMVSYVAPIVAAVVGWFYLDQPVDAATVVGFVFIFCGFLLVKRRAITRELAKLRA, encoded by the coding sequence GTGAGTCAGTACCGTACGACAACCCTGTTTCTCGTCCTCGCGTTCGCCTGGGGGTCCGCGTTCGTGGCTATCGACGCCGGGCTGACCTACCTGCCACCCGTCCTCTTCGCTGCGGTCAGGTACGACGTCGCAGGCGTCATCATGCTCGCGTACGCGCTCGTCGTCGCCGACGACCCGCTCCCCCGCGGACGGCAAGCGTGGCTAACTGTGGGTGCCGGGGCCGTGTTGATGATCGCGGTGTACCACGCCTTTCTCTTCGTCGGCCAGCTCAACACGACGGCGGCAGCCGCCGCCGTCCTCGTCAGTCTGTCGCCGGTCCTCACGACCGGGTTCGCACGCGCACTCGTTCCACAGGACGCGCTGTCCCGGATCGGCGTGGTCGGCGTCGGGCTGGGGCTCGTCGGTGTGCTCGTCATCTCCCGGCCGGACCCGTCGAACGTGGTGACGACGGATACGGTCGCGAACCTCCTCGTCTTCGGTGCCGCCGCAGCGTTCGCACTCGGAAGCGTCCTCACGCGCCGGCTCGATGCCGACCTCGAGATCGAGGCGATGGAGGCCTGGTCGATGCTCGGTGGCGCCGTGATCTTACACGTGCTGAGCGTCGGCCTCGGCGAGTCCTTCGCTATCGCCGACTGGGCGCATCTGGAAGCGATCGGCGCACTCGCGTATCTCTCGATCTTCTCGAGTGCGATCGGGTTTCTCATCTACTTCGACCTGCTCGACCGACTCGGCGCCGTCGAGATCAACATGGTCTCCTACGTGGCCCCGATCGTGGCCGCCGTCGTCGGCTGGTTCTACCTCGACCAGCCGGTGGATGCGGCCACAGTCGTCGGGTTCGTCTTCATCTTCTGTGGATTCTTGCTGGTGAAACGGCGGGCGATCACCCGCGAACTCGCCAAGTTGCGAGCCTGA
- a CDS encoding oligopeptide/dipeptide ABC transporter ATP-binding protein — protein sequence MSEDGSDRSLLRVSGLRKYFFEQNTLVDRLLRTDPVAVRAVDGLSFEIEEGETLGLVGESGSGKSTTGETILDLQSPTIGDIEYDGQNVSDIESYSEAPRSLSVRAYLLAGVLAVFALATLVGGVLAAGSAFAGFDPVGTGASTPLGVLGVLWALAGAALLAGSFGLATQRVWGWRLAVWTLGALLVLAIATLFVEPIVAVVGVVASVLGVLSLFKIARAYFRPPAFRRETAILFQDPFSSLDPRQSIGDIIEAPLKTHDWPISDPEIDANADVTTDGIGPDELSVHVDANVDKALEPDGSTVTVPVTVRAGTAGETIDTTASDPGELTIATPSSLDADVITQETGVSVDVSGTGSTGSDRAIVVETPELVTATVNRDSETITVSIEPESDAVLRKHRVQFLLRRVGLSPDQLDRYPHEFSGGQRQRIGIARALALEPDFVVLDEPTSALDVSVQAQVLNLLDDLQDELDLTYLLISHDLSVIRHVCDRVAVMYLGEIVEIGPANDLFTDPQHPYTEALLESVPRASTDERNRTRETISGDVPSPRNPPSGCRFRTRCPKVIQPDDVELEQSAYRAIMDLRQRIEDRELPIARVRETVDVPAGDESTAADRAELVDALYERYFANDLPDRDRSTVRSALEHVVDDDWATAADTLRERYESVCETVNPGLATERHAAACHLRTDVRKEPAETIPSGD from the coding sequence ATGAGTGAGGACGGATCCGATCGGTCCTTGCTTCGGGTCTCGGGGCTTCGGAAATACTTCTTCGAACAGAACACGCTCGTCGATCGGCTATTGCGGACCGATCCGGTGGCCGTCCGCGCTGTCGATGGCCTCTCCTTCGAGATCGAGGAAGGGGAGACGCTCGGCCTGGTCGGTGAGTCCGGTAGTGGGAAATCGACGACGGGCGAGACGATTCTCGACCTGCAGTCCCCGACGATTGGAGACATCGAATACGACGGCCAGAATGTCTCCGATATCGAATCGTACAGCGAGGCCCCGAGATCGCTGTCCGTTCGCGCGTACCTTCTCGCCGGCGTACTCGCCGTCTTCGCGCTCGCCACGCTCGTCGGCGGTGTGCTCGCCGCCGGCAGTGCGTTCGCCGGATTCGATCCCGTCGGAACGGGGGCATCCACCCCGCTCGGTGTCCTCGGCGTCCTGTGGGCTCTTGCAGGGGCGGCACTGTTAGCAGGTTCGTTCGGCCTGGCCACCCAGCGTGTCTGGGGTTGGCGACTCGCCGTCTGGACGCTCGGCGCACTCCTGGTCCTCGCCATCGCGACGCTTTTCGTCGAACCGATCGTCGCCGTGGTTGGGGTCGTCGCCTCGGTGCTGGGTGTGCTTTCCCTGTTCAAGATCGCTCGCGCCTACTTCAGACCACCTGCGTTCCGACGAGAGACGGCGATCCTCTTTCAGGATCCGTTCTCGAGCCTCGATCCGCGTCAGTCGATCGGGGACATCATCGAGGCTCCGCTGAAGACCCACGACTGGCCGATATCGGACCCAGAAATCGACGCCAACGCCGACGTGACGACCGATGGGATCGGACCGGACGAACTGTCCGTGCACGTTGACGCGAACGTGGACAAAGCGCTGGAGCCGGATGGCTCGACCGTGACCGTCCCTGTAACCGTGCGTGCTGGCACGGCAGGCGAGACGATCGATACGACGGCGAGCGATCCCGGCGAATTGACTATCGCCACGCCATCGTCGCTCGACGCGGACGTCATCACGCAGGAAACGGGTGTGTCTGTCGATGTATCGGGGACTGGATCGACCGGTTCCGACCGCGCTATCGTGGTCGAAACTCCGGAACTGGTAACGGCGACGGTGAATCGGGATTCGGAGACGATCACCGTCTCCATCGAACCCGAATCGGATGCGGTACTCCGCAAACACCGCGTGCAGTTCCTGCTGCGACGGGTCGGCCTCTCTCCGGATCAACTCGATCGATATCCTCACGAGTTCTCCGGTGGGCAGCGCCAGCGGATCGGCATCGCCCGGGCGCTGGCACTCGAACCGGACTTCGTCGTCCTCGACGAACCGACGAGTGCGCTCGACGTCTCCGTCCAGGCTCAGGTTCTCAACCTCCTCGACGATCTCCAGGACGAACTGGACCTGACGTACCTGTTGATCAGTCACGACCTCTCCGTCATCCGCCACGTCTGCGATCGCGTTGCGGTGATGTATCTCGGCGAAATCGTCGAGATCGGGCCGGCAAACGACCTGTTCACCGACCCACAGCATCCCTACACTGAGGCGTTACTCGAAAGCGTCCCCCGAGCGAGTACCGACGAACGAAACCGGACACGGGAGACGATATCGGGGGACGTGCCGTCGCCGCGCAATCCGCCGAGCGGCTGCCGATTCAGAACCCGTTGTCCGAAGGTGATTCAACCGGACGACGTCGAACTCGAACAGAGCGCGTACCGAGCGATCATGGACCTCCGCCAGCGTATCGAGGACCGTGAATTGCCGATAGCGCGTGTTCGCGAAACGGTCGACGTTCCTGCCGGCGACGAATCGACGGCGGCCGATCGAGCCGAACTCGTCGACGCGTTGTACGAGCGCTACTTCGCGAACGACCTTCCGGACCGCGATCGATCGACGGTGCGCTCCGCGCTCGAGCACGTCGTCGACGACGACTGGGCGACTGCCGCTGATACCCTCCGGGAACGATACGAGAGCGTCTGTGAGACAGTGAATCCCGGTCTCGCGACGGAACGCCACGCTGCGGCCTGTCACCTGCGGACTGACGTTCGCAAAGAACCAGCAGAGACAATTCCGTCCGGGGATTGA